One genomic segment of Gossypium arboreum isolate Shixiya-1 chromosome 3, ASM2569848v2, whole genome shotgun sequence includes these proteins:
- the LOC108468389 gene encoding uncharacterized protein LOC108468389 — protein sequence MKSKTIDSFFKKKSTETTQSPSEASQIEVPPSSFAPLNSDARPSKIPRVEDEALDLSNLERELGLCKQIYEYPVNMRDEIRRAYIKAGPYQPILSEYPTSNSKKHPRYFQPSWFKQFSWLECSPSKDVVFCLPCFLFNSNPTSRFGSTAFTHNGFSNWKKVHNGCNCAFLTHTGKDPNSLHNNAQRAYVDLMNQAQHIEVSLDRQTTQQISANCLRLKTSIDVVRWLSFQGCAFRGHDESSGSKNHGNFLELLSLLASYDEKVKDVLKSAPQNASYTSSTIQKEILQIYANRVRNVIHEEIGDRKFSIIVDEARDESKKEQMAIILRFVDKQGQVKERFFDIVHVKDTASLTLKNVIFNVLLQHSFDIQNIRGQSYDGASNMRGEFNGLQALILKDCRYAYYVHCFTHRLQLALVASAREVVEVHQFFKNLSDIVNIVSASSKRHDELQKAQAAEISRLVSINELATGTRMNQMGTLQLPGETRWSSHLNSVTSLLKMYNATSTILENLKNTTSNYSQRGDAHNAYNSLRSFEFIFILHVMKEVLGITDKLCQALQRRSQDILNAMSLVLTTKDLIQKLRDDGWNELLKNVISFCESSELDFPDMNAQYIVGRSHNKKEDVTVEHHYRVDIFFATIDTHLQELKSRFNENVVELLTLTIALDPKEFFKLFDIDKICILVNKFYPEYFSQQEKERLPYELKHYELDVFSTASLERAFSAMKIVKTRLRSKMKDDFLRSSLVMYIEKEIAKKFDINEIIDDFSKVNDRGVQFK from the exons ATGAAGTCGAAAACAATTGattctttttttaaaaagaaaagtacAGAGACTACACAATCACCTTCAGAAGCATCTCAAATTGAGGTACCACCTTCATCGTTTGCTCCTTTAAACTCTGATGCTCGTCCTTCTAAAATTCCTAGAGTTGAAGATGAGGCACTTGATTTGTCTAACTTAGAACGTGAACTTGGGTTATGTAAGCAAATATATGAGTATCCAGTTAATATGCGTGATGAAATTCGAAGAGCTTATATTAAGGCTGGACCTTATCAACCTATTCTTTCAGAATATCCTACTTCCAATTCAAAAAAGCATCCTCGTTATTTTCAACCATCATGGTTTAAACAATTTTCCTGGTTAGAATGTTCACCTTCTAAAGATGTAGTATTTTGTTTGCcttgttttctttttaatagcAATCCAACTAGTCGTTTTGGATCAACTGCATTTACTCATAATGGCTTTAGTAATTGGAAAAAGGTACACAATGGATGCAATTGTGCTTTTTTGACACATACGGGAAAAGATCCGAATTCACTGCATAACAATGCACAACGAGCTTATGTAGATTTAATGAATCAAGCTCAACATATTGAAGTATCACTTGATAGACAAACTACACAACAAATTTCAGCTAATTGTCTACGTCTGAAAACTAGTATAGATGTTGTTCGATGGTTGTCATTTCAAGGGTGTGCTTTTAGAGGTCATGATGAAAGCTCGGGATCAAAAAATCATGGGAACTTTCTTGAACTATTATCACTATTAGCATCGTATGATGAGAAAGTTAAAGATGTTTTGAAAAGTGCTCCACAAAATGCTAGTTATACTTCTTCAACAATACAAAAAGAGATATTACAAATTTATGCCAATAGAGTTCGTAATGTAATTCATGAAGAAATTGGTGACAGAAAGTTCAGCATTATTGTGGATGAAGCGAGAGACGAGTCGAAAAAAGAGCAAATGGCAATTATTTTGAGATTTGTTGATAAACAAGGACAGGTAAAAGAACGATTTTTTGATATAGTCCATGTTAAAGATACTGCATCATTGACTTTGAAGAATGTAATTTTTAATGTTCTCTTGCAACATAGTTTTGACATACAAAATATCCGAGGTCAAAGCTATGATGGGGCAAGTAATATGCGTGGGGAATTTAACGGCTTGCAAGCTTTGATTTTGAAGGATTGTCGATATGCTTATTATGTTCACTGTTTTACTCATCGTCTTCAGTTAGCTTTGGTTGCATCAGCTAGAGAAGTGGTTGAAGTgcatcaattttttaaaaacttgTCTGATATTGTTAATATTGTTTCGGCTTCTTCCAAACGACACGATGAATTACAAAAAGCCCAAGCAGCTGAAATATCTCGCTTGGTATCCATCAATGAGTTAGCAACTGGAACAAGAATGAATCAGATGGGCACTTTACAACTTCCTGGTGAGACTCGATGGAGTTCCCATTTAAATTCAGTTACTAGTttactgaagatgtacaatgctACTAGCACAATTCTTGAAAATCTAAAAAATACCACTTCTAACTATTCTCAACGAGGAGATGCTCATAACGCATATAATAGTTTGAGATcttttgagtttatttttattttgcatgTGATGAAAGAAGTTTTAGGGATTACTGATAAACTTTGTCAAGCTCTGCAACGTCGTTCTCAAGATATATTAAATGCCATGAGTTTAGTTTTGACAACGAAAGATTTAATTCAAAAGTTGAGAGATGATGGATGGAATGAATTGTTGAAAAATGTGATATCTTTTTGTGAATCTTCGGAGTTGGATTTTCCAGATATGAATGCTCAATACATTGTAGGTCGTAGTCACAACAAGAAGGAAGATGTTACAGTGGAGCATCATTATCGAGTGGATATATTTTTTGCTACAATAGATACTCATTTGCAAGAATTGAAGAGTAGGTTTAACGAAAATGTTGTCGAGCTTCTCACTCTTACTATAGCTTTAGATCCCAAGGAGTTTTTTAAGTTATTTGATATTGATAAAATTTGCATTCTTGTGAACAAGTTCTATCCAGAATATTTTTCTCAACAAGAGAAAGAACGTCTCCCATATGAGTTGAAGCATTATGAACTTGATGTAT TTTCAACAGCATCCTTAGAACGTGCTTTTTCTGCTATGAAGATTGTGAAGACTCGACTTCGTAGCAAGATGAAAGATGATTTTTTAAGAAGTTCTTTGGTTATGTACATTGAGAAAGAAATTGCAAAAAAGTTTGATATAAACGAAATAATTGATGATTTTAGTAAGGTCAATGATCGAGGAGTGcaattcaaataa